Below is a window of Halomicrobium mukohataei DSM 12286 DNA.
GACGAGGTGCGACGGTTCGCGGAAAACGAGATCAAACCCGACGCGACCGAGTACGACACCGAGGAGAAGTATCCCCGTGAGATCGTCGAGCAGGCGGCCGAGATCGGACTCACGGGCGCGAACATTCCCGTCGAGTACGGCGGGGTCGGCTACGACACGCTGACCAACGCGATCATCGCCGAAGAGCTGTTCGCGGCCGATCCCGGCATCGGACTCTGCATCCAGTCGACCGCCTTCGGGGCGGACGCTCTCGTCGGCTTCGGGACGGAGGAACAGAAAGAGGCGTTCCTCGAACCGGTCGCGACTGGCGACGCGATCATGGGTGCGGCGATCTCCGAACCCGACGTGGGGTCGGACGTGTCTTCGGTGTCGACGCGGGCGGAGAAAGACGGCGACGAGTGGGTGATCAACGGCAACAAAATGTGGATTACTAACGGTTCGATCGGAGACTACTTCGTCGTACTCTGTAAAACAGATCCGGAGGCGGAGGGCCGGTACAACGGCTTCTCCCAGATCGTCGTCGAGGCCGATCGCGACGGATTCGAAGCCGACAAGATCACCGGCAAGCTCGGCATCCGCGCGTCGGACACCGCCGAGTTGATCCTCGACGACGTGCGCGTCCCCGAGGAGAACCTCGTCGGGACCCGCGGCGCGGGCTTCCTCCAGCTCATGCAGTTCTTCGACGAGACCCGGACGGGCGTCGCCGCACAGGCCGTCGGGATCGCGAAGGGAGCCGCCGAGCGTGCGCTCGACTACGCCGAGGACCGCGAGCAGTTCTCCAAACCGATCAGCGAGTTCCAGGCGATCCAGCACAAGCTCTCCGAGATGCACACGCAGGTCGAAGCCGCCCGGATGCTCACATACAAGTCCGCCTGGAGCGTCGACAACGAGGACGACCAGCTGACGATGCTGGCCTCGATGGCCAAGGAGTTCGCCTCGCGCGTCGCCGTCGAAGTCGCCGACGAGGCCGTCCAGATCCACGGTGGTGCCGGCTACGTCAACGACTTCGACGTCGAGCGGTTCTACCGCGACGCCAAGATCACCCAGATCTACGAGGGGACCAGCGAGATCCAGAAGAACATCATCGCACGCGAGCTGCTCGGCAAAGGGATGACCTAAACCGCGACGCGCAGCGCTTCGTCGAGGCTGTCGACCGTCTCGATGTCGACGCCGGGGATCTCGCCGATCTTGCTCTTGAGCGCCATCTTCTTGATGTCGTCCGAGACGATAATCCAGTTCGTGATCCCGTACTCGGTGCCGGCCTCCGCGGCCTCCTGTGCCTTCTCGAAGACCTCCCCGTTGAGTGCGGACTCCATTTTCAGGACCGAGACGTGCGTGTCGATGGCGGGATCGGTCGCCAGCTCTTCGAACCGCTCGTTGACGGCCGCAAAGACTTCTTCTCTCGTTTCGATGTCGACACCGAACTCGGCTATCAGCGCGTTCTCCTCTACGTACAGGCTCCAGTCGTCTGTCGTCACGCCCACCGCTCCGTGCCCGCTGAACATAACTGCCACCCTCTGATTATCACCAGCGATACTTCTCCCGTCCTCGCTCCGACACTCGACCGCAACGTTCTCGACGCTCTCGTCCCATCGTCCGTCCGTGAGCGATCCCCACGACCGACTCCGCGAGGATCCCGACTTGGGACCCCTCGTCGAGACCCACGGCGAACTGACGATCTCGCCGGCCGAAGACCTCTTCGCGCGAATTCTGACCTCGATCGTCCGCCAGCAGGTGTCGATGGCGTCGGCGGCCGCCACCCGCGAGCGACTGTTCGACGCCGTCGAGGTGACGCCGTCGGGCGTTCTGGCGGCCGACGACGACGTGCTGCGTGACGCCGGCCTCTCTCGACAGAAGACTCGCTACGTCAACAACGTCGCGAGCGCCTTCGAGGAACGCGGACTCTCACGGACGTACTTCGAGGACATGGACGACGACGCTGTCGTCGACGAACTCACGTCGATCACCGGCGTCGGAGAGTGGACGGCGAACATGCAGCTCGTCTTCTCGCTGGGCCGCGAAGACGTGTTCCCCGTCGGCGACCTCGGCATCCGGACGGGCATGGCGTCGCTCGTCGATCCGGAGATGACCCGCGCCGAGATGTCCGCGTACGCCGAGCGATGGGAACCCTATCGGAGCTACGCCAGTCTCTACCTCTGGCGCGTCGAAGAAGACGTCGAAGAGAGTGTCGACGAGGTCGAATCGCTGTGACCGGCGCGTCTCCCACTGTCGGTGGCCGAAAGACGGCGGCCAGGAGGGCCGAACTGTCGTCCGGGAGCCGGTGCATCAGGATCGAACCGTGTCGCCGCCACTCGCCATCTCCCGTACGAGTATCGCAATACGACTGACAAGAACCTGTCGAAAGAAACCCGTGTGCTGGGCGGCCGCGGAACTCACTCCCCGTCCATCTCGAAGTCCTCGATCGAGTGGCCCTGCCGGACGATCCGCTCGCTGATCAACAGCTTCTCCGTCCGGTCGAGTGCCTCCCAGTCGAGGTGGTCCGGGGGCGACGACTCCAGGGACTCGAACTGCTCGATCACGCGGCCGTTGACGAATCGCGAGAACTCATCGCAGTTCGGGCAGGTAACGGAGAGGTGCGAAACGTCGAAGTCGCGCGTCAGCGTGTGCTCTCGGCAGTTCGAGCACCGATACGTACGCTCGGTCATACCCATCGAAGGGGTTCGAGGGGGTTGAGCACTGCGGTCTGTCGCTACCAGTCGAACGCCTCGTGGACGGCCAGTCCCGCCTCGTGACACACCGGCCCGGTCACGTCGGTGACGCCGTCGAGAATCGCTCCCGATCGAACCGTCGGCTCGCCGCCGGTGAACTCGTGGATCTCGTCGCCGCCGACGCTGTAGACGATCCGCCCCAGTCCGACCGAGCGGAGGCCACCGGCACACATCGGGCACGGTTCCGTGCTCGTGTACATCACCGTCCGGGCGCGTTCTTCCGGCGTGTACGACCGCTCGGCCGCCAGCGCGAGATCGAGCTCCGGATGGCGTCGCAGATCGTCCTCCGTGACGACGCGGTTCGACGCCGCCGCGATCTGCTCGTCGTCACGGACGAGGACGGAACCGAACGGTCGGTCACCGCGGTCGGCGGCCGCACGGGCGAGGTCGATGGCCGACTGCACGTGTCGCTCGTGGTCGAACTCCTCGAAGTCGGGATCTGCCATACCGCCACTCTGGGGTGCCTCACAAAGAAAGGCCGGGTCCTCCTGGCGGTCTCGCGGGGTAGTAGCGGCGGGGTTTAAGAGGCTGGATCTTCGAACGTAGAGTATGCTTCGCGGGCACGCTCGCGACCGACCGGTCGTCCCACGAACGTCCGCTCTCGCCGGCCGCTGTCGGTGAGCGCCCCGCTCTTCTCGTCACCGCGCACCGCTCTTTCACCACGCCTGACACTCCAACAATGTTCGACCGCATCGCAGACGACATCCGATTCGCCAAGGCCAACGATCCGGCCGCAACGAGCACCCTCGTGGTGCTGTTGACCTATCCGGGACTACACGCCGTCTGGTGGCACCGCCTCGCACACGCCTGTCACCGCCGCGGTCTCGCCCTCGCCGCCGCCCTGCTGGCGTACGTCGGTCGATTTCTCACCGGCATCGAGATCCATCCCGGCGCGACCGTCGGCGAGCGGGTGTTCGTCGACCACGGCATGGGGACCGTCGTCGGCGAGACCGCCGAGATCGGTGACGAGGTCGTGATGTACCACGGCGTGACGCTGGGCGGGAAATCCAGCGAGCCGGTCAAGCGCCACCCGACGATCGAGGACCGCGCGCTGATCGGTGCCGACGCGACGCTGATCGGCGACATCACGATCGGCGAGGACGCGACCGTCGGTGCCGGCTCCGTCGTCGTCGACGACGTGCCGCCCGACACGACCGTCGTCGGCAACCCCGCCCGCCCGATCGACGCCCTCGAAGACGAGGAGGGCGTCCCAGACGCGGACGAGGACGACGGAGTCCATCCGGACTGCGCCCCCGGGGTCGAACCCCGCTGGCGGGAAGTCCAGTCGTAGGCGCGTCGCTCACACCACCCGATTCCGCTCGCACCTCCGAGGCCCGCTGCTCGCTTCGCTCTCAGCGCGCCTCGCTACTCACGGGTTGTTCCTCCCCGCTCGCACCTCCGAGGCCCGCTGCTCGCTTCGCTCTCAGCGCGCCTCGCTACTCCTCCCCGGCCTCTTCTTCCTCTGCCTCCAGTTCGCCGTCGGCGTCGGCTCGCCGGGTCACGTCGACCCGGTAGTGCTGGAGGATGTCCCGCCCGAGCAAGAGCGGGTAGTCCATGTGCCCGCGGTCCTCGATGCTGGCGGTGACCGTGTGTTGGGTGCCGCCGACACCGACGACGAGGTCGACGACGGGTCGGGATTTTCCCTTCTTGAGGCTTCCAGAGCGAACGGTCACGATGTCCTTGATCGGGCCGGTTCCCAGACGGGTGGCCAGCTGTGAGTCGATGCTGGTCCGTGTCGCGCCGGTGTCTGACTTCGCGAGGACCGTCTCGGTGCCCCGAGTTCCGGCGACCATCACCTCCTCGATGTAGCCGACGACGGCCGGCTCTCTGGGTTCGGTCTCGGCCGGCGTGGGCGTGCACACCGGGCGGGAGTCGTCAAGCCTCTCTGCCAGCCGTTCGACGTCGTCGTCGGCCACGCTCCCGCCGGCCGCTTCGATCGCCAGGCGTGCGATGTGGGGTGCCGGACTCGTTCCCGTGGCCTTGAACAGCCCCCGGAATCCGGCCGTCGGGTTGACTTCCAGGACGAAGTAGCCGTCGGCTCCCTCGATGATGTCGACTCCGGCGTAGTCGAGTCCGAGTACGTCCGCGGCCGTCGTCGCCATGTCGGCCACTTCCGGCGGGAGATCGTCGGTCACGTCCTCGACGTCGCCGCCGAGTGCGACGTTGGTTCGCCAGTCGCCGTCGGGTGCGTAGCGGTTCATCGCGCCGACGACGACGCCGTCGACGACGTAGACGCGCAGGTCGTGGTTGCGCTGGTCGTCGACGTCGAGGTACTCCTGGAGGAACGCCTGTCGCAGCCCGACCTGGGGGTTGACGGGATCGTCCAGATCGACGAGCCAGGTGCCCCCGCCGTGGGTCCCGATCGCGGTCTTGTACACGGCGCGATCGCCGAAGCGAGCCCGCCCCTCGTTGAGCCGCTCGCTGGACAGCGCCAGCAGGGCGTCTGGCACCGGGACGCCGGCCTCCGCCAGCGCCATCGTCGTCGCGAACTTGTGTAGCGCCGTCGTGATGGCTTCGGGCGGGTTCAGCATCGGGACCAGCCGAGCCAGCGTGTGGGCGAGGCCGATCCCCTCGACGGGCTGTTCGTCGCTGGACAGGAGGAGCCGATTGACGACGACGTCCACGTCCGGTTCGAGCGTCACGTCCCCGTCTCGTACGTCGACGGCCGTGTTCTCCGCGCGGAGCCACTCAGTGTCGTAGCCCAGCGCGTCGACGGCGTTCAGAATCGCTTTCGTTTCCTTGCTGTTGTGGAGGCTCAGAACGCCGACCGTCGGGTCCGCAGCGTCGTTCATAGGGCTGGTGACTCCCACAGACGCCAAAGCCCTGACGGTCGTCGCGAGCCGTCGGACGCGGTTCGGTCGCCGACAGTGCGAACGCGCCCGCTCGCATCGGGGGCGCGCCCGCGGTCGGACCGACGGTCGGACCGGTTTTACCCTTCGGCGTCGATTGGGTGCTATGGACGAAGCGCGGCCGTTCACCTACGACGGCGGACGGGTGGACCCCGGCGAGACCGAGAACGTCAGATACACGGTCAGCCAGACGTATCTCGGCGATCCCGTCCGGATGCCGGTCACGATCGTCAACGGCGAGGGCGCGGGGCCGAGGCTGTTTCTCGCGGCGGCGGCCCACGGCGACGAACTCAACGGCGTCGAGGTCGTCCGCGAGGTCGCCCACGAGTGGGATCTCGCCGACCTCTGCGGGACGCTGGTCTGCTGTCCCGTCCTGAACGTTCCGGGGTTCATCGCCCAGCAGCGGTACCTCCCGGTCTACGATCGGGACCTGAACCGCTCGTTTCCGGGCCGAGACGACTCGACGGGCGCAAAGCGGATCGCCAACGAGATCTTCCGGAACTTCGTTGCACCCTGTGACTACGGGCTCGACTTCCACACCTCCACGCGCGGACGGACCAACATGCTCCACGTGCGGGCCGACATGGCGGACGAGCGGGTCGCGCGACTGGCGAAGTCGTTCGCGACGAACGTCGTCATCGCCTCGGACGGTCCCGGGGGAACGCTGCGACGCGAGGCGACCGACGCGGGCGTCCCGACCGTCACCGTCGAGATGGGGGAAGCCCACCGCTTCCAGCGGGACCTGATCGACCGAGCGCTCGTCGGCGTCCGCTCGGTCCTGGCGGAGTTCGGCCTCCTGCCCAGCGCGTCCGTCCACTGGCCGGGCTGGCGGACGATCATCGACGGGAGCGACGAGAAGACGTGGATCCGGGCCGACGCTGGGGGCCTCGTCGACATGCACTTCGACCGCGGTGCCTTCGTCGAGGCGGGCGACCCGATCTGTACGATCGCCAACCCCTTCAAGACCGATCGGACGGTCGTCGAAGCACCGTTCACCGGACTGCTGGTCGGGGTGCTGGAGAACCCGCTCGTCTACCCCGGCAACCCGCTCTGTCACCTCGTGAAACTCGACGACCGGACCCAGCGCGCGCTGGAGCGCAACGGCGGGATCGACGATCGCGCGTGAGCGACGTGTCGTGTCACGCCGAACGTGAACTACCGATCATGTTTGCCGGGAGCGCGCGTACGTTGTAGTAACTTCTATTTGTCCCCGCTCCAAGTGCTGGGTGTATGAGTCAGTCTTACAATCGCGGCACCGTCGAGGACTTCGGACGGTGGCGGGACTTCTCGGCCGGGATGTGGGCGTGGATCTTCCACAAGTTCACCGGCTGGGTACTCGTCGGCTACCTCTTTACCCACATCGCCGTGTTGAGCACGGCGATTCAGGGGGAGGCACTGTACAACGGCACCCTGCAGGGACTCGAAGCCCTGCTCGTCGTTCGCTTCCTCGAGGTCGGCCTGCTCGCCGTCGCCGTCTTCCACATCCTCAACGGGCTCCGACTGCTGTTCGTCGACCTGGGTATCGGACTCGAAGCACAGGACAAGAGCTTCTACGCGTCGATGGTGCTGACGGGCGCGATCGTCGTCGCCAGCATCCCGACCTTCCTCGGGGGGAAACTCGTCTAATGGCCGAACACTACTCCTCTTTCGAACGGAAGGGATCGCGGTGGCTGCTACAGCGGATCACGGCGGTGTTCCTGATCGGCGTGCTGGCCTTCCACTTCATGCTGCTGCACTTCGTCAACCACGCGGCGGAGGTCACGCTGGCCGGCACGACCACCCGGATGAGCTCCATCGGCTACTTCACGACGATGTGGCTGTTCCTCGTGACCGCGACCTTCCACGGCGTCAACGGCGTCTACAACGCCCTCATCAACCAGGGTCTGACCGGGACTCGCAAGCGAGCGGTCAAGTGGGTGCTGGTCGTCGCCGGTGTCCTGCTGATCGCACAGGGAACCCGCGTCGCCGTCGCCATGACCAACCTGATCTAACCATGAGTACGATCGAACAGGAGACAGAGACCGAAGAGACGACCGACGAGTCGGCCGAGCCGACCGTCGAATCACCGGGCGAGCGCCGCCGGGCGGAGAAACAGGAGCGGGCGCAGGCCCGAGAGGACCAGCGCGTCGACGAGGAGATCGACCACTCCGAAGAGACGATCACGCTCAAAGTCTTCCGCTACGACCCCGAAGTCGAGGGGAAAGAAGAGCCGCGGTTCGACGACTTCACCGTCCCCTTCCACAAGGGGATGACCGTCCTCGACGCGCTCATCTACTCGCGGGACCACTACGACTCGTCGCTGACCTTCCGCCACTCGTGTCGGCAGGCCGTCTGTGGGTCCGACGCGCTCTTCATCAACGGTCGCCAGCGGCTGGCCTGCAAGACCCAGATCGCCGATCTCGACGCCGGGACGATCCGGATCGAGCCGCTGCCCCACCAGGAAGTCGTCAAGGACCTGGTCGTCGACATGGAGCACTTCTACGACCAGATGGAGGCCGTCGAGCCGTACTTCGACGCCGACGAGCTGCCCGACGACGAACTCGAAGAGCAGCGCCAGGACCGCGAGAACCGCGAGAAGATCAAGATGTCCACGCGCTGTATCTGGTGTGGCGCGTGCATGTCCTCGTGTAACATCGCGGCCGGCGACAACGAGTACCTCGGGCCGGCGGCGATCAACAAGGCCTACCGCTTCGCGATGGACGAACGCGAGGGCGAGCAGCGCAAGCAGGAGCGACTCCGTATCATCGAGCAAGAACACGGCGTCTGGCGGTGCCAGACGCAG
It encodes the following:
- a CDS encoding acyl-CoA dehydrogenase family protein: MDFDLTDEQRQVRDEVRRFAENEIKPDATEYDTEEKYPREIVEQAAEIGLTGANIPVEYGGVGYDTLTNAIIAEELFAADPGIGLCIQSTAFGADALVGFGTEEQKEAFLEPVATGDAIMGAAISEPDVGSDVSSVSTRAEKDGDEWVINGNKMWITNGSIGDYFVVLCKTDPEAEGRYNGFSQIVVEADRDGFEADKITGKLGIRASDTAELILDDVRVPEENLVGTRGAGFLQLMQFFDETRTGVAAQAVGIAKGAAERALDYAEDREQFSKPISEFQAIQHKLSEMHTQVEAARMLTYKSAWSVDNEDDQLTMLASMAKEFASRVAVEVADEAVQIHGGAGYVNDFDVERFYRDAKITQIYEGTSEIQKNIIARELLGKGMT
- a CDS encoding DNA-3-methyladenine glycosylase family protein, whose product is MSDPHDRLREDPDLGPLVETHGELTISPAEDLFARILTSIVRQQVSMASAAATRERLFDAVEVTPSGVLAADDDVLRDAGLSRQKTRYVNNVASAFEERGLSRTYFEDMDDDAVVDELTSITGVGEWTANMQLVFSLGREDVFPVGDLGIRTGMASLVDPEMTRAEMSAYAERWEPYRSYASLYLWRVEEDVEESVDEVESL
- a CDS encoding nucleoside deaminase, translated to MADPDFEEFDHERHVQSAIDLARAAADRGDRPFGSVLVRDDEQIAAASNRVVTEDDLRRHPELDLALAAERSYTPEERARTVMYTSTEPCPMCAGGLRSVGLGRIVYSVGGDEIHEFTGGEPTVRSGAILDGVTDVTGPVCHEAGLAVHEAFDW
- the cysE gene encoding serine O-acetyltransferase, with amino-acid sequence MFDRIADDIRFAKANDPAATSTLVVLLTYPGLHAVWWHRLAHACHRRGLALAAALLAYVGRFLTGIEIHPGATVGERVFVDHGMGTVVGETAEIGDEVVMYHGVTLGGKSSEPVKRHPTIEDRALIGADATLIGDITIGEDATVGAGSVVVDDVPPDTTVVGNPARPIDALEDEEGVPDADEDDGVHPDCAPGVEPRWREVQS
- a CDS encoding RimK family alpha-L-glutamate ligase; amino-acid sequence: MNDAADPTVGVLSLHNSKETKAILNAVDALGYDTEWLRAENTAVDVRDGDVTLEPDVDVVVNRLLLSSDEQPVEGIGLAHTLARLVPMLNPPEAITTALHKFATTMALAEAGVPVPDALLALSSERLNEGRARFGDRAVYKTAIGTHGGGTWLVDLDDPVNPQVGLRQAFLQEYLDVDDQRNHDLRVYVVDGVVVGAMNRYAPDGDWRTNVALGGDVEDVTDDLPPEVADMATTAADVLGLDYAGVDIIEGADGYFVLEVNPTAGFRGLFKATGTSPAPHIARLAIEAAGGSVADDDVERLAERLDDSRPVCTPTPAETEPREPAVVGYIEEVMVAGTRGTETVLAKSDTGATRTSIDSQLATRLGTGPIKDIVTVRSGSLKKGKSRPVVDLVVGVGGTQHTVTASIEDRGHMDYPLLLGRDILQHYRVDVTRRADADGELEAEEEEAGEE
- a CDS encoding succinylglutamate desuccinylase/aspartoacylase family protein is translated as MDEARPFTYDGGRVDPGETENVRYTVSQTYLGDPVRMPVTIVNGEGAGPRLFLAAAAHGDELNGVEVVREVAHEWDLADLCGTLVCCPVLNVPGFIAQQRYLPVYDRDLNRSFPGRDDSTGAKRIANEIFRNFVAPCDYGLDFHTSTRGRTNMLHVRADMADERVARLAKSFATNVVIASDGPGGTLRREATDAGVPTVTVEMGEAHRFQRDLIDRALVGVRSVLAEFGLLPSASVHWPGWRTIIDGSDEKTWIRADAGGLVDMHFDRGAFVEAGDPICTIANPFKTDRTVVEAPFTGLLVGVLENPLVYPGNPLCHLVKLDDRTQRALERNGGIDDRA
- the sdhC gene encoding succinate dehydrogenase, cytochrome b556 subunit, which encodes MSQSYNRGTVEDFGRWRDFSAGMWAWIFHKFTGWVLVGYLFTHIAVLSTAIQGEALYNGTLQGLEALLVVRFLEVGLLAVAVFHILNGLRLLFVDLGIGLEAQDKSFYASMVLTGAIVVASIPTFLGGKLV
- a CDS encoding succinate dehydrogenase hydrophobic membrane anchor subunit, with the translated sequence MAEHYSSFERKGSRWLLQRITAVFLIGVLAFHFMLLHFVNHAAEVTLAGTTTRMSSIGYFTTMWLFLVTATFHGVNGVYNALINQGLTGTRKRAVKWVLVVAGVLLIAQGTRVAVAMTNLI
- a CDS encoding succinate dehydrogenase/fumarate reductase iron-sulfur subunit; translation: MSTIEQETETEETTDESAEPTVESPGERRRAEKQERAQAREDQRVDEEIDHSEETITLKVFRYDPEVEGKEEPRFDDFTVPFHKGMTVLDALIYSRDHYDSSLTFRHSCRQAVCGSDALFINGRQRLACKTQIADLDAGTIRIEPLPHQEVVKDLVVDMEHFYDQMEAVEPYFDADELPDDELEEQRQDRENREKIKMSTRCIWCGACMSSCNIAAGDNEYLGPAAINKAYRFAMDEREGEQRKQERLRIIEQEHGVWRCQTQFSCTEVCPKDIPLTEHIQELKREAVKNNLKFW